In a genomic window of Quercus lobata isolate SW786 chromosome 4, ValleyOak3.0 Primary Assembly, whole genome shotgun sequence:
- the LOC115986935 gene encoding eukaryotic translation initiation factor 4G-like isoform X2 yields MSYNQSNRSEKIETTQYRKTDRRSSSSNQQRSSSGAYGKGGGGPAPSPSYNSSNSRSYKKSSNNAQGGQSRAHVPTASVNSPSTTLDSSATTNAAAASTPRTTAAAVVQNGSHVHPQLHADAPVTSAAAKPAEPPAPAAAVQRSTRPVPKAPTSQSSAMSSDPAAAPKTPVKAPGDASKPYPFQFGSISPGFMNGMQVPARTSSAPPNLDEQKRDQARHDSFRPPPPLPIPTAPKQQFPRKDAVAAEKSNTGEAHSVPKVKKDVQVSPAPPASQPQKPPVLPPMGGMSMPMQYHQPQVSVQFAGPNQQLQSQGMTAAPLQMQLPMGLSMANAPQVQPPVFLQPHPMQQGIIHQGQYTAQMGPQLPPQLGNMGMGMTPPYPQQQGGKFGGPRKTTVKITHPDTHEELRLDKRTDSYSDGGSSAPRSLSNMPPQSQPIPSFASSHPLNFYNPNSFNAGSMFYPPQSSVPLTSSQLAPNSQAPRFNYPVGQNPQNMAYMNPSLHVTADLPNLEHSRDVHNIISSAPPTVIPITVKPTPGSLGEKVADSLLPKSSHGVEKSEPTKHVRPSGEVSSSHPQREVTESLASKLLPVATKQSVVVSAAVSSEGLVSNPSSSASVSPSEESVPVVPINEGRRRETLSRSNSIKDYQKKISKKGLIQSQHQVGSQSASISSLPSQALEQDISSGSGVFGTVEAKPTVATPTPVTSEGVSSTQQSLSNVSGGTPDASELKSDTVVEASYSVSSEIFGARIIVDTLETVHQAKLDKSSSQDEELVNETVGKDEQGENSLPPGSTQVINSSEISSEPISLKSSEFNKEVKQSGHDSGLKVVSDKVLTIETAQKRLDEPVSHHAEIDGTTDNLEILNSTDLGSSDVGSSHGEKTSTVDASSSRSDSIGSNEIGTMSGTSDQQSAPIPAPDLKEATSKHEGEDAEIIGGGLAPLPASGAKDKPILDQNKAKVTSKATKKKRKEICLKADAAGTTSDLYNAYKGPEEKKETILSTDYTESISTCVNEKQAPADAVEVDAVASEMGGLNKAEPDDWEDAADLSTPKLEVSDDGQLIHGGLVHYDHDGDGSMAKKYSRDFLLKFSEQCSDLPEDFEITSDIEALMSANLNLSHLVERDSYPSPGRIVDRPSGGNRLDRRGSSNSMGEEERWGRLTGHFAIRDVRLDPVPVYGGNTGFRPGPGGNYGVLRNPRGQAPMQYPGGILSGPSMGSQGGMPRNSPDADRWLRNANIQQKGLFPSPHTPLQMMHKAERKYEVGKVTDEEQAKQRQLKAILNKLTPQNFDKLFEQVKAVNIDNPDTLTGVISQIFDKALMEPTFCEMYANFCSHLSLELPDFSKDNEKITFKRVLLNKCQEEFERGEREQEEANKADEEGEIKQSAEEREEKRIKARRRMLGNIRLIGELYKKKMLTERIMHACIQKLLGQYDNPNPDEEDIEALCKLMSTIGEMIDHSKAKENMDAYFERMKAFSNNMNLSSRVRFMLKDSIDLRKNKWQQRRKVEGPKKIEEVHRDAAQERQAQTSRLGGRGNINTSTRRTPMDFGSRGSTMLSPSSVQMGGFRGLPSQVRGVGGQDVRFEDRVPYEARTLSVPLPQRPIGDDSITLGPQGGLARGMSIRGPPAMSSALAAEISPGAADPRRMAVGLNGYSMVSERTTYGPREELVPRFFPDRFAAPAAYDQSSPQERNVNFGNRDLKNPDRSFDRSVVTSPTPRMEGAAVPQNVPSEKLPEERLKDMSIAAIKEFYSARDEKEVELCIRDMNAPSFHPSMVSLWVTDSFERKDMERDVLTKLLVNLTKSRDGVLNQAQLIKGFESVMTNLEDAVNDAPRAPEFLGHLFAKVITENVVPLSEIGRLIYQGGEEPGYLLECGLAADVLGSTLEVIKSEKGDSVLNELRKSSNLRIEDFRPPNPNNSSRKLDKFI; encoded by the exons ATGTCCTACAATCAATCAAACAGGTCGGAGAAGATTGAAACGACGCAGTATAGGAAAACCGATAGGCGATCCTCCAGCTCCAATCAGCAGCGGAGCTCCTCAGGCGCGTACGGTAAGGGCGGCGGTGGGCCCGCCCCTTCTCCGTCCTACAATTCCTCCAACTCTCGCAG ttataaGAAGAGTAGCAATAATGCTCAGGGAGGGCAATCTAGGGCACATGTGCCTACTGCTAGTGTGAATTCGCCGTCTACTACGTTGGACTCTAGTGCTACGACCAATGCTGCTGCCGCGTCTACGCCACGGACTACTGCTGCTGCTGTTGTACAGAATGGTTCCCATGTACACCCCCAATTACATG CTGATGCGCCGGTTACAAGCGCAGCTGCCAAGCCAGCTGAGCCACCAGCACCAGCAGCTGCTGTGCAGAGAAGCACCCGGCCTGTTCCGAAGGCTCCAACTTCTCAATCTTCCGCCATGAGCTCTGACCCGGCTGCAGCTCCCAAAACACCCGTAAAGG CCCCAGGAGATGCTTCTAAGCCTTACCCCTTCCAGTTTGGGTCCATAAGTCCTGGTTTCATGAATGGGATGCAG GTTCCTGCCCGGACAAGCTCAGCACCCCCAAATTTGGATGAGCAGAAACGAGATCAG GCACGTCATGATTCCTTTAGACCTCCCCCTCCATTGCCAATTCCTACTGCACCCAAGCAGCAGTTCCCGAGGAAGGATGCAGTTGCTGCTGAAAAATCTAATACTGGGGAGGCTCATTCAGTGCCAAAGGTTAAAAAGGATGTGCAAGTCTCGCCTGCGCCACCTGCAAGTCAACCTCAGAAGCCTCCTGTACTTCCTCCTATGGGTGGGATGTCCATGCCAATGCAGTATCACCAGCCACAGGTTTCTGTGCAATTTGCTGGCCCTAACCAACAGCTTCAATCCCAGGGTATGACAGCCGCTCCACTTCAAATGCAGTTGCCCATGGGTTTATCAATGGCAAATGCTCCACAAGTGCAACCGCCCGTGTTTCTCCAACCCCATCCTATGCAGCAGGGAATCATTCATCAAGGCCAGTACACTGCTCAAATGGGTCCTCAGTTGCCCCCTCAATTAGGCAACATGGGAATGGGCATGACCCCACCATACCCCCAGCAGCAGGGAGGAAAATTTGGTGGCCCCCGTAAAACTACTGTTAAGATTACTCATCCAGATACGCATGAAGAGTTGAGGCTTGACAAACGAACTGATTCTTATTCAGATGGTGGATCATCGGCTCCTAGgtctctctctaatatgcctCCTCAATCCCAGCCTATTCCATCATTTGCATCTTCTCATCCTCTTAACTTTTATAATCCCAATTCTTTCAATGCTGGTTCTATGTTCTATCCGCCTCAAAGTTCTGTTCCTTTAACAAGTAGCCAGTTAGCACCCAATTCTCAAGCACCGAGATTTAATTATCCGGTTGGCCAGAATCCCCAAAACATGGCGTACATGAATCCATCACTGCATGTCACTGCAGATCTACCAAACTTGGAACATTCTCGTGATGTACATAATATAATCTCCTCTGCTCCACCAACAGTGATACCAATTACAGTAAAGCCAACTCCTGGTTCTCTCGGGGAAAAGGTTGCAGACTCATTGCTGCCAAAAAGCTCACATGGTGTTGAAAAGAGTGAACCTACTAAACATGTGAGGCCATCTGGGGAAGTCAGCTCATCTCATCCTCAAAGGGAAGTTACTGAATCATTGGCCTCCAAGTTGTTGCCAGTGGCTACTAAACAGTCTGTGGTAGTATCTGCTGCAGTTTCTTCTGAGGGCCTTGTATCGAATCCATCTTCTTCTGCTTCAGTTTCTCCATCCGAGGAATCTGTACCAGTTGTGCCCATCAATGAAGGCAGACGAAGGGAAACTCTTAGTAGGTCAAACTCTATCAAAGATTATCAAAAGAAGATAAGCAAGAAAGGACTTATCCAATCACAGCATCAG GTTGGCAGTCAATCTGCTTCAATCTCAAGTTTGCCTTCTCAGGCCCTGGAGCAGGATATATCTTCCGGCAGTGGAGTTTTTGGTACTGTAGAAGCTAAACCGACTGTTGCTACACCTACACCTGTAACTAGTGAAGGTGTTTCATCAACCCAACAATCACTGTCAAATGTTAGTGGTGGTACTCCTGATGCATCTGAATTAAAGTCTGACACTGTTGTAGAAGCCTCCTATAGTGTTTCATCTGAAATTTTTGGTGCCAGGATCATTGTTGATACGCTTGAAACTGTTCATCAAGCTAAGCTAGACAAATCCTCTTCACAAGATGAGGAATTGGTAAATGAAACTGTAGGAAAAGATGAACAAGGAGAAAACAGTTTACCTCCAGGGTCCACACAAGTTATCAACAGTAGTGAGATATCTTCAGAACCTATCTCTTTAAAATCCTCAGAATTTAATAAAGAGGTAAAACAATCTGGACATGATTCTGGTTTGAAGGTAGTAAGTGACAAGGTCTTAACCATAGAGACTGCACAGAAGCGGCTGGATGAACCCGTGAGCCATCATGCAGAAATTGATGGGACAACTGATAATTTAGAGATATTGAACTCCACTGATTTGGGTTCTTCTGATGTTGGAAGCTCTCATGGTGAGAAGACCTCTACTGTAGATGCCTCTTCAAGCAGAAGTGACAGCATAGGTAGTAATGAGATTGGTACAATGTCTGGTACATCAGATCAGCAGTCTGCTCCTATTCCAGCCCCTGATCTTAAGGAAGCAACTTCAAAACATGAAGGGGAAGATGCAGAGATCATTGGTGGTGGATTGGCCCCTTTGCCAGCATCAGGTGCTAAGGATAAACCTATCCTTGATCAGAATAAGGCAAAGGTTACTTCTAAagcaacaaagaagaagaggaaagaaatttGTCTGAAAGCTGATGCTGCCGGGACAACCTCTGATCTTTATAATGCTTACAAGGGcccagaggaaaagaaagaaactattTTGTCTACAGATTATACTGAGAGCATTTCTACTTGTGTGAATGAGAAGCAGGCACCTGCTGATGCGGTTGAAGTAGATGCTGTTGCTAGTGAAATGGGTGGACTGAACAAAGCTGAGCCCGATGATTGGGAAGATGCTGCTGACTTGTCTACTCCAAAATTAGAAGTTTCAGATGATGGACAGCTAATTCATGGAGGACTGGTTCATTATGACCATGATGGAGATGGAAGTATGGCCAAGAAGTATTCCCGAGATTTCCTCTTGAAATTTTCTGAGCAATGCTCTGATCTCCCTGAGGATTTTGAGATTACATCTGATATAGAGGCCTTGATGAGTGCTAATTTGAATCTCTCTCATCTTGTTGAACGTGATTCATACCCTAGTCCAGGTAGAATTGTAGACAGGCCAAGTGGGGGAAATCGATTAGACCGTCGTGGTAGTAGTAATAGTATGGGTGAAGAGGAGAGGTGGGGTAGACTAACTGGTCATTTTGCAATTCGTGATGTGCGTTTGGATCCTGTTCCTGTTTATGGAGGTAATACAGGTTTTCGACCTGGCCCAGGAGGCAATTATGGTGTTCTCAGGAACCCACGTGGACAGGCACCTATGCAGTACCCCGGAGGAATCCTCTCTGGTCCCTCCATGGGTTCTCAGGGTGGAATGCCTAGAAACAGCCCTGATGCTGACAGGTGGCTGCGTAATGCCAATATTCAACAGAAGGGTTTATTTCCTTCTCCTCATACTCCATTACAGATGATGCACAAAGCTGAGAGGAAGTATGAAGTGGGTAAAGTGACGGATGAGGAACAGGCAAAGCAAAGGCAGTTGAAAGCTATTTTGAACAAGCTAACTCCTCAGAACTTTGATAAACTTTTCGAACAAGTGAAAGCAGTAAACATTGACAATCCTGACACTCTAACTGGTGTCATCTCACAGATCTTTGACAAAGCTTTAATGGAACCTACTTTCTGTGAAATGTATGCCAATTTCTGTAGTCATCTTTCCTTGGAATTGCCTGATTTCAGCAAAGACAATGAAAAGATAACTTTTAAGAGGGTGCTTTTGAATAAGTGCCAGGAGGAATTTGAGAGAGGGGAAAGAGAGCAAGAAGAAGCTAATAAAGCTGATGAAGAGGGTGAGATCAAACAGTCTGCAgaggaaagagaagaaaagagaattaAGGCTCGAAGACGAATGTTGGGTAACATTAGATTAATTGGGGAGCTGTACAAGAAGAAAATGTTGACTGAGCGAATAATGCATGCATGCATCCAGAAGTTGCTGGGTCAGTATGATAATCCTAATCCTGATGAAGAAGATATTGAAGCTTTGTGCAAATTGATGAGTACTATTGGAGAGATGATCGACCATTCCAAAGCCAAGGAGAATATGGATGCATATTTTGAGAGAATGAAGGCGTTCTCCAACAATATGAATTTATCTTCTAGGGTCAGGTTCATGTTGAAGGATTCAATTGATTTGAGAAAGAATAAATGGCAACAACGGAGGAAAGTTGAAGGGCCGAAAAAGATTGAGGAAGTGCACCGAGATGCTGCTCAAGAACGACAGGCACAAACTAGCAGGTTGGGGGGCCGAGGAAACATCAACACTTCAACAAGAAGGACACCTATGGATTTTGGTTCAAGAGGGTCAACTATGTTGTCTCCTTCAAGTGTGCAGATGGGTGGTTTCCGTGGCCTGCCTAGTCAGGTTCGTGGAGTAGGTGGTCAAGATGTTCGGTTTGAGGACAGAGTGCCTTATGAGGCTAGGACCTTATCTGTTCCCTTGCCTCAAAGACCTATTGGTGATGATTCTATTACTCTTGGACCTCAAGGTGGTCTTGCAAGAGGAATGTCAATTAGAGGACCACCAGCAATGTCAAGTGCTCTTGCAGCTGAAATATCTCCTGGTGCTGCAGACCCCCGAAGAATGGCAGTTGGCTTGAATGGTTACAGTATGGTGTCGGAGCGGACAACTTATGGCCCAAGAGAGGAACTCGTTCCAAGATTTTTTCCAGATAGATTTGCTGCCCCAGCAGCTTATGACCAATCAAGCCCTCAAGAGCGTAATGTAAATTTTGGTAACAGAGACCTAAAGAATCCCGATCGGAGTTTTGATAGATCAGTTGTCACTTCACCAACTCCACGCATGGAGGGAGCCGCTGTTCCCCAAAATGTTCCTTCAGAAAAGCTGCCTGAAGAACGCCTTAAAGATATGTCCATTGCAGCAATTAAAGAATTTTACAG TGCCAGAGATGAGAAGGAAGTTGAATTGTGCATAAGAGACATGAATGCCCCAAGCTTCCATCCATCAATGGTATCTCTATGGGTCACAGATTCATTTGAGAGGAAGGACATGGAAAGGGATGTTTTGACTAAGCTTCTAGTCAATCTTACGAAGTCTCGTGATGGTGTTCTGAATCAAGCCCAGCTCATCAAAGG GTTTGAATCTGTTATGACTAATCTGGAGGATGCCGTAAATGATGCCCCAAGAGCTCCAGAGTTTCTTGGTCATCTCTTTGCGAAAGTCATTACAGAAAATGTGGTCCCTTTGAGTGAGATCGGGCGGCTAATATACCAAGGAGGAGAGGAGCCAGGTTATTTGCTAGAATGCGGGCTTGCAGCAGATGTTCTTGGAAGCACCTTGGAGGTAATAAAATCAGAGAAAGGAGATTCTGTCTTAAATGAACTCCGCAAAAGCTCCAATTTGCGCATAGAGGATTTTCGACCTCCGAATCCTAACAACAGTTCAAGGaaattagataaatttatttag